One part of the Salmo salar chromosome ssa28, Ssal_v3.1, whole genome shotgun sequence genome encodes these proteins:
- the LOC106589579 gene encoding LOW QUALITY PROTEIN: tectonin beta-propeller repeat-containing protein 1-like (The sequence of the model RefSeq protein was modified relative to this genomic sequence to represent the inferred CDS: inserted 2 bases in 1 codon; deleted 1 base in 1 codon), whose translation MPVSLLWAVDVYGRVYSLSTGGQQWEQCHDAALEFKRVTAVQQCCWGIACDHHIYLNVHSSDVPIRYQEETYENQRWNPKDNFSDHLLPSDRWHWSDITGLEHQPLDSFLLPSTNWEWEGDWYVDENFGGEPTEKGGWTYAMDFPATYMKDKKWNSCVRRRRWIRYRRYKATDTWAEIPSEGQSGPLPDPFNDISCGGWEISEEPRGRLSLWAVSLQGKVWFRAGIHHHSPEGDGWEEVSLPGEVVQISCGPGDLVWAVLWEGQLIVREGITRDSPQGSSWVVVDSPNPEAGAIHVAVGDNVVWAVTKDNKVWFRRGINSHNPCGSGWIGMVGEMVMVNVGLNDQVWGISCVDRAVYFRQGVTSSELSGKAWKVVNVPRDGDIRSHSSASISSLHSAGCFFSDEVQAQSVMSEDSDTEGGPQRAVLEVGACSSSPPPEPPPIDPNVPKPRIPKVTSDSFISEMLSDREAKQEGATAATTANPSIPEEEVALGEPEAKCPPPALVLSPSLSGGLGDPQWSNVDLEETQTHLAVGPAAVRGDSPDTCSLSSVATYTLCQGDPYGADEHPLWAWVSGGGCGVNCHSQLNWFNSATALASSVQSMSLSISPAQTAAWRKQIFEQLSERSKREMDHFKHYEQAIEQSVWVKKGTMQWWRDWKPHKWVDVRFALEQFSGPEGNQDGILFLYYNFNEEKKYLHAFINEVTILVPVLNDSKHTFAIYTAERTKQRWPIRLAAATEVEMHDWLALLSVSCCDSRGIQGXPSKQAIWSVTCKGDIFVCEPSPSLEACPYPTPCDQMFWRQVGGHLRLVECNSLGVVWGVGYDHTAWVYTGGYGGGIFQGLASSTDNIYTQTDVKCVYIYENQRWNPVTGYTNRGLPTDRYMWSDATGLQECTKANTKPPSPHWTWVADWTIDYGISGGTDREGWQYAADFPTSYHGHKTLKDFVRRRRWARKCKLTTTGPWQEVPPIPLSDVTIVLCGAQSSVEPIPLWAISNKGDVLCRLGVTLLTPAGTSWLHVGTDQPFKSISIGGANQVWAIARDGSAFYRGSVSSESPAGDCWYHIPCPGRQKLQQVSVGRTSVYTVDQNGNLWFRQGLTPSYPQGSSWEHICNNVRKVSVGPLDQVWIIADKVQGSHSLSCGTVCHRLGVQPMEPKGQSWDYGIGGGWDHITVRGNSIEAPRVRMPSLTPSLTDPLRPPPARSLLPVMITEMENRNAVRC comes from the exons ATGCCTGTGTCCCTGCTGTGGGCAGTGGATGTGTACGGGCGCGTTTACAGCCTGTCCACCGGAGGGCAGCAGTGGGAGCAGTGTCATGATGCCGCGTTAGAGTTTAAGAGGGTGACAGCCGTACAGCAGTGTTGCTGGGGTATTGCCTGTGACCACCACATCTACCTGAATGTCCACTCTAGTGATGTACCCATACGTTACCAGGAGGAGACATACGAGAACCAG cgaTGGAATCCCAAGGATAACTTCTCGGATCACTTGTTGCCGAGCGACCGCTGGCATTGGAGTGACATCACAGGGCTGGAACACCAACCCCTGGACAGTTTCCTTCTTCCCTCGACCAACTGGGAGTGGGAGGGGGACTGGTACGTCGATGAGAACTTTGGAGGAGAACCCACAGAGAAAGGA GGTTGGACCTATGCCATGGACTTCCCAGCCACCTACATGAAAGACAAGAAGTGGAACTCGTGTGTCCGTCGCCGGCGATGGATCCGCTACAGGAGGTACAAGGCCACAGACACCTGGGCCGAG ATCCCATCCGAGGGTCAAAGTGGTCCCCTGCCAGACCCCTTTAATGACATCAGCTGTGGAGGCTGGGAGATCAGTGAGGAGCCCAGGGGGAGGCTGTCTCTGTGGGCTGTCTCTCTACAGGGCAag GTGTGGTTTCGTGCGGGTATCCACCACCACAGCCCAGAGGGGGATGGCTGGGAGGAGGTGTCTCTGCCTGGGGAGGTGGTGCAGATCAGCTGTGGTCCAGGGGACCTGGTCTGGGCTGTGCTCTGGGAGGGACAACTCATCGTCAGGGAGGGCATCACCAGAGACTCCCCACAAG gctCGTCCTGGGTGGTGGTGGACTCTCCCAACCCAGAGGCCGGGGCCATCCACGTAGCTGTGGGGGACAACGTAGTCTGGGCCGTCaccaaggacaacaaa gTATGGTTCAGGCGTGGCATCAACTCCCATAACCCATGTGGTTCAGGCTGGATCGGGATGGTCGGGGAGATGGTCATGGTCAACGTGGGCCTCAACGACCAG GTGTGGGGTATCAGCTGTGTGGACCGGGCAGTGTATTTCCGTCAGGGTGTGACCTCCAGTGAGTTGAGTGGTAAAGCCTGGAAGGTTGTCAACGTGCCCCGAGACGGAGACATCAGGTCCCACTCCTCCGCCAGCATTAGCAGTCTGCACAG TGCTGGTTGTTTCTTCAGTGATGAGGTCCAAGCCCAGTCTGTGATGAGTGAAGACTCGGACACAGAGGGCGGTCCACAGAGGGCGGTCCTAGAAGTAGGGgcatgctcctcctctcctccccccgagCCCCCTCCCATCGACCCCAACGTCCCCAAACCACGCATCCCTAAGGTCACCAGCGACAGCTTCATCTCTGAGATGCTCTCCGACCGCGAGGCCAAACAGGAGGGGGCCACCGCTGCCACCACTGCCAATCCCTCTATCCCAGAAGAGGAAGTCGCTCTTGGGGAACCAGAGGCCAAGTGTCCCCCTCCGGCCCTGGTTCTCTCCCCCAGCCTGTCTGGAGGGCTTGGGGACCCCCAGTGGAGTAACGTGGACCTGGAAGAGACCCAGACTCACCTGGCTGTGGGGCCTGCCGCGGTGAGAGGGGACTCGCCTGACACTTGTAGTCTGTCCTCGGTGGCCACCTACACCCTGTGTCAGGGGGACCCGTATGGGGCAGATGAACACCCGCTCTGGGCATGGGTCAGTGGAGGAGGCTGTGGTGTGAACTGTCACTCCCAGCTCAACTGGTTCAACTCTGCCACAG CCCTGGCGTCATCAGTCCAGTCCATGAGTCTGTCCATCAGTCCAGCCCAGACAGCTGCCTGGCGGAAACAGATCTTTGAGCAGCTCAGCGAACGCTctaagagagagatggaccacTTTAAACACTACGAACAGGCCATAGAACAG TCTGTGTGGGTGAAGAAAGGGACCATGCAGTGGTGGAGGGACTGGAAGCCCCATAAGTGGGTGGACGTGAGGTTTGCCCTGGAGCAGTTCTCAGGACCTGAGGGAAACCAGGACGGCATCCTCTTCCTCTACTACAACTTCAACGAGGAGAAGAAG taCCTGCATGCGTTCATCAACGAGGTGACTATCTTGGTGCCGGTGCTGAATGACTCCAAACACACGTTTGCCATCTACACAGCAGAGAGAACCAAACAGAGGTGGCCTATCAGACTGGCTGCTGCCACTGAGGTGGAGATGCACGACTGG CTGGCCCTGCTGAGTGTGTCGTGCTGTGACTCCCGGGGGATCCAGGG CCCCTCTAAACAGGCCATCTGGTCAGTCACCTGTAAAGGAGACATCTTTGTCTGTGAGCCTTCACCTAGCCTGGAGGCCTGTCCCTACCCCACACCATGCGATCAGAT GTTCTGGCGTCAGGTGGGGGGCCACCTACGTCTGGTGGAGTGTAACAGTCTGGGCGTGGTTTGG GGGGTAGGCTACGACCACACTGCCTGGGTCTACACCGGCGGTTATGGAGGGGGAATCTTCCAGG GTCTGGCCAGCAGCACAGATAACATCTACACCCAGACAGATGTGAAGTGTGTTTACATCTATGAGAACCAGAGGTGGAACCCAGTCACAGGTTACACCAACAGAGGCCTCCCAACAGACCGTTACATGtggagtgatgcaacaggactccAGGAGTGTACCAAGGCCAACACCAAGCCTCCATCCCCTCACTGGACATGG GTAGCAGACTGGACCATTGACTACGGGATCTCCGGGGGGACAGACCGAGAGGGTTGGCAATACGCAGCTGATTTCCCAAC GTCGTATCATGGCCACAAGACCTTGAAGGACTTTGTTCGTCGTAGACGATGGGCCAG GAAGTGTAAACTGACGACCACAGGGCCGTGGCAGGAAGTCCCGCCCATCCCGTTGAGTGACGTGACCATCGTCCTGTGTGGAGCTCAGAGCAGTGTTGAGCCGATCCCTCTGTGGGCCATCAGTAACAAGGGAGACGTGCTCTGTAGACTGGGAGTCACCCTACTGACTCCTGCC GGGACGTCGTGGCTCCACGTGGGCACAGACCAGCCTTTTAAGTCTATCTCCATCGGTGGGGCCAACCAGGTGTGGGCCATTGCCAGGGATGGATCTGCCTTCTACAGGGGCTCTGTGTCCTCAGAGAGCCCTGCAG GAGATTGCTGGTACCACATCCCCTGTCCTGGAAGACAGAAGCTCCAACAGGTGTCTGTAGGGAGAACGTCGGTCTACACTGTCGATCAAAATG GTAACCTGTGGTTCAGACAGGGCCTGACTCCCAGCTACCCCCAGGGATCATCATGGGAACACATCTGCAACAATGTACGCAAGGTCTCCGTAGGACCTCTGGACCAG GTGTGGATCATAGCTGACAAGGTGCAAGGCAGCCACAGTCTGAGCTGTGGGACAGTCTGCCACCGTCTGGGGGTTCAGCCCATGGAGCCAAAGGGACAGTCGTGGGACTACGGCATTGGG ggtgGCTGGGACCACATCACTGTGAGAGGGAACTCCATTGAGGCCCCTCGTGTCCGCATGCCCTCCCTGACACCCTCCCTAACGGACCCCCTCCGCCCCCCTCCAGCCCGCAGCCTGCTCCCTGTCATGATCACGGAGATGGAGAACAGGAACGCTGTCAGGTGTTAA
- the LOC106589580 gene encoding class A basic helix-loop-helix protein 15 — MKSKGKAAKSSRKPWTEPDPEPETSDTSEPGSSEQEGSEASVRIGGSWRGVLRGGDREQGRGEGGATHNPHRCRRSHNSNKERNVRRLESNERERQRMHKLNNAFQALREAIPHVKMDKKLSKIETLTLAENYIKSLTTIILGMSSARLPPGETPTEASAARLLQCYQQHLEEDGEESLSQFLTQIHSFSQES, encoded by the coding sequence ATGAAGTCTAAAGGGAAGGCCGCTAAGTCATCCAGAAAACCCTGGACTGAGCCAGACCCCGAACCAGAGACCAGTGACACCAGTGAACCAGGCTCTAGCGAACAGGAGGGCTCTGAGGCGTCGGTCCGTATCGGAGGCTCCTGGAGGGGGGTCCTGAGGGGCGGGGACCGCGAGCAAGGTAGAGGAGAAGGGGGTGCCACCCACAACCCCCACAGATGCCGACGGTCTCACAACAGCAACAAAGAACGCAACGTCCGGCGGCTGGAGAGCAACGAGCGGGAGCGCCAGCGCATGCACAAACTTAACAACGCTTTCCAGGCCCTCAGAGAGGCCATCCCGCATGTCAAAATGGATAAGAAGCTCTCCAAGATCGAGACGCTGACGCTGGCTGAGAACTACATCAAGTCCCTGACCACCATCATCCTGGGGATGTCCAGCGCCCGCCTGCCCCCCGGGGAGACACCGACAGAGGCTAGCGCTGCCAGACTGCTCCAGTGTTACCAGCAGCAcctggaggaggatggggaggagagccTGTCTCAGTTCCTCACCCAGATTCACAGCTTTAGCCAGGAAAGCTAA